A stretch of the Pedobacter sp. MC2016-14 genome encodes the following:
- a CDS encoding outer membrane beta-barrel protein, translating to MKAILLTAVLMTGAFFQHAVAQQDTTGVIVTDTTIVKKKKFSASWDFGNRRDSTKRDITSKKPYKPGFVGGITLTRIDLGFSRLLDNGSFKLSAQNDFLDYKDAKTSTFSFDVIDLGYRFNPHFKLLLAGGFDWTLIRLKKNITIQEDQPALNYINEPIAFSKNRFSSSYFHIPLSFQFRTKENDRGKRVYFVVGPEASFLLNGKVKQKSEERGKEKFRDDYNFQSVRYGGTVRLGYGSFGIFTKYYFNDMFETAAQAGLKNMSFGLTWGMN from the coding sequence ATGAAGGCGATTCTATTAACGGCAGTTTTAATGACTGGGGCTTTTTTCCAGCATGCAGTTGCGCAACAAGATACTACTGGAGTAATTGTTACGGATACCACTATAGTTAAAAAGAAAAAATTCTCTGCATCCTGGGATTTCGGAAACAGGAGAGACAGTACTAAGCGGGATATCACTTCAAAGAAGCCCTATAAACCAGGGTTTGTTGGTGGAATTACCTTAACGCGGATAGATCTTGGATTTTCGAGGCTCCTGGATAATGGTAGTTTTAAACTCTCGGCCCAAAATGATTTTCTGGATTATAAGGATGCCAAAACAAGTACTTTTTCTTTTGATGTTATAGACCTTGGTTATCGGTTTAATCCACATTTTAAATTGCTTCTTGCTGGTGGTTTCGACTGGACTCTAATTCGTTTAAAAAAGAACATTACCATTCAGGAAGATCAGCCGGCTCTGAATTATATCAATGAACCGATCGCCTTTAGTAAAAACCGATTTTCGAGCAGTTACTTTCATATTCCATTGAGTTTCCAATTCCGTACCAAAGAAAATGACAGGGGAAAGAGGGTATATTTTGTTGTTGGACCGGAAGCTAGCTTTTTATTAAATGGCAAAGTGAAACAGAAAAGTGAGGAGCGCGGTAAGGAGAAGTTCAGAGATGATTATAACTTTCAATCAGTAAGGTATGGTGGTACGGTGCGTTTGGGTTATGGTAGTTTTGGGATCTTTACTAAATACTATTTTAATGACATGTTTGAAACAGCCGCACAAGCAGGGTTGAAAAATATGTCATTCGGCTTAACCTGGGGGATGAATTAA